In a genomic window of Salegentibacter salegens:
- the rpoN gene encoding RNA polymerase factor sigma-54 produces MLKQQLNLKLSQKLSPQQIQLMKLIQLPTQAFEQRIKQELEENPALEDGKVETKDEYEEYEDDYSDGEREDEGTESIEAEIDVDEYLSDDEVPNYRLQANNYSADDDEKSVPYASGTSFTQYLTTQLSTLRFDETEEQIAAFLVGSVDESGYLRRELQDVVDDLAFTQNIYTDEAAVEKVLKKVQELDPAGVGARSLQECLLIQLRRKEPTKGVELAEDILDRSFDQFSKKHYTKILSRHDISEDELREAIDVIEHLNPKPGGSYSGNTRMVEHVIPDFTIKIVDGDLELSLNGRNAPQMHVSRDYSDMLKGYKESKEKTKAQKDAVMFIKQKLDAAKWFIEAIQQRQQTLMVTMSSIMNYQKEFFLTGDERNLRPMILKDIADEIEMDVSTVSRVANSKYVDTPYGTKLIKEFFSESMKNDQGEDVSTREIKKILEMSIEEEDKRKPLTDEKLAKVLKDKGYPIARRTVAKYREQLDISVARLRKEI; encoded by the coding sequence ATGCTTAAACAGCAATTAAATCTCAAATTATCCCAAAAGCTTTCCCCACAGCAAATTCAGCTGATGAAGCTTATACAACTCCCCACGCAGGCTTTTGAGCAGCGTATAAAGCAGGAACTGGAGGAAAACCCCGCTTTGGAGGATGGTAAAGTGGAAACCAAGGATGAGTATGAGGAATATGAAGACGATTATAGCGATGGGGAGCGTGAAGATGAAGGAACCGAATCTATAGAAGCAGAAATTGATGTTGATGAATATTTAAGCGACGACGAAGTACCTAATTATAGATTACAGGCCAATAATTACAGTGCAGACGATGATGAGAAAAGTGTGCCTTACGCTTCGGGAACTTCGTTTACCCAATATCTAACCACGCAATTAAGCACCCTTAGATTTGATGAAACCGAAGAACAAATCGCCGCGTTTTTGGTAGGAAGTGTGGATGAAAGTGGATATTTAAGAAGAGAATTACAGGATGTGGTAGACGACCTGGCTTTTACCCAGAATATTTATACCGATGAAGCTGCGGTAGAGAAGGTATTGAAGAAGGTCCAGGAGCTTGATCCAGCTGGTGTAGGCGCAAGATCGCTTCAGGAATGCCTACTTATTCAACTAAGACGAAAGGAGCCTACAAAAGGCGTAGAATTGGCTGAAGATATCCTGGATAGATCTTTCGATCAATTCAGTAAAAAACATTACACCAAAATTCTTTCGAGACACGATATTTCTGAAGATGAATTGCGTGAGGCTATAGATGTTATTGAACATCTAAACCCTAAACCGGGCGGTTCTTATTCCGGTAATACCAGGATGGTAGAACACGTAATTCCAGATTTTACCATAAAAATTGTAGACGGGGATTTAGAGCTTAGTCTGAACGGAAGAAATGCCCCACAAATGCACGTTTCTCGTGATTATAGCGATATGCTTAAGGGCTATAAAGAATCTAAGGAAAAAACAAAAGCGCAGAAAGATGCGGTGATGTTTATTAAACAGAAACTGGATGCGGCAAAGTGGTTTATTGAAGCCATACAACAAAGACAACAAACCTTAATGGTAACGATGAGTTCTATTATGAACTATCAAAAAGAATTCTTCCTTACCGGCGACGAACGGAACTTACGCCCAATGATTTTAAAAGATATCGCCGATGAAATTGAAATGGATGTTTCTACCGTCTCCAGGGTTGCTAACAGCAAATATGTAGATACCCCCTACGGGACTAAACTCATAAAAGAATTCTTCTCTGAATCTATGAAAAACGATCAGGGGGAAGATGTTTCTACCCGGGAGATCAAAAAGATCCTGGAAATGTCTATTGAGGAAGAAGATAAGCGTAAACCACTTACCGATGAGAAGCTCGCCAAGGTTTTAAAAGACAAAGGTTATCCCATTGCGAGGCGTACCGTGGCAAAATACAGGGAGCAGTTAGATATTTCGGTTGCAAGATTGCGAAAAGAGATTTAA
- a CDS encoding porin family protein, translated as MNRICYLVFFFILFSTPLLAQTEEGNRLESIPDSVPSIIDSLYREDQFYVGLTFNLIGNKPESISQSGFSGGIHVGFTRDFPINKRRNIAIAAGLGWSLNSYSHNLFIGEDESGETIFRNLTRDIDYSTNRFTAQLIEAPLEFRWRTSTPETYKFWRIYTGLKLGYIYHFKSNFIQPENQVVQTDVPELDRFRMGATFTFGYNTFNFHIYYSLNSLFPDARLNEETIDISVFRVGLMFYIL; from the coding sequence ATGAATAGAATATGCTACCTTGTTTTCTTCTTTATACTTTTTAGTACGCCATTATTGGCCCAAACTGAAGAAGGGAATAGATTAGAAAGCATTCCAGACTCCGTACCGTCGATTATCGATAGTTTGTACCGTGAAGATCAATTCTACGTGGGGCTAACTTTTAATCTCATAGGAAATAAACCTGAGTCAATTTCCCAATCTGGTTTTTCTGGAGGAATTCACGTCGGTTTCACAAGAGATTTCCCCATAAATAAACGTCGAAATATCGCTATTGCAGCAGGTTTAGGTTGGTCTTTAAATAGCTATAGCCACAATTTGTTTATTGGCGAAGATGAGAGTGGAGAAACTATTTTTAGAAATCTAACGCGAGATATTGATTATAGTACTAACCGCTTTACTGCCCAGCTAATTGAAGCGCCGTTGGAGTTTCGCTGGCGTACTTCTACTCCCGAAACCTATAAGTTCTGGAGAATTTATACCGGATTAAAATTAGGTTATATCTATCACTTTAAAAGTAATTTTATTCAACCCGAGAACCAGGTTGTTCAAACCGATGTGCCCGAATTAGACCGTTTTCGTATGGGGGCAACTTTTACTTTTGGATATAATACCTTCAATTTTCATATTTATTACAGTCTTAATTCACTATTTCCCGACGCTCGTTTAAACGAAGAGACTATAGATATTTCGGTATTTAGGGTTGGTCTTATGTTTTATATTCTATAA
- a CDS encoding ExbD/TolR family protein, with product MSKFKKKKSEGQPAISTASLPDIVFMLLFFFMVVTVMRQNTLMVENKLPFADQVEKLDKKDLVMYIYAGKPSPRYQERFGSEARIQLNDKFASVGEVQQFIFAERETKREELIPYLTTALKVDEETNMGLVSDIKQELRKAEALKINYTTKEGDALQNMQ from the coding sequence ATGTCTAAATTCAAAAAGAAAAAAAGCGAAGGGCAACCAGCCATAAGTACAGCATCTTTACCAGATATTGTATTTATGTTACTGTTCTTCTTTATGGTTGTTACCGTGATGCGTCAGAATACGTTAATGGTTGAAAATAAACTGCCATTCGCCGATCAGGTTGAAAAACTTGATAAGAAAGACCTCGTAATGTATATTTACGCCGGTAAACCCAGCCCACGCTACCAGGAAAGATTTGGTAGTGAAGCAAGAATTCAGTTAAACGATAAGTTTGCCAGTGTTGGCGAAGTACAACAATTTATTTTTGCTGAAAGGGAAACTAAGCGTGAAGAGTTAATACCATATCTTACAACTGCCCTTAAGGTAGATGAAGAAACAAATATGGGATTAGTTTCAGATATCAAACAAGAATTAAGAAAAGCTGAAGCTCTTAAAATTAACTATACCACCAAAGAAGGTGACGCCCTGCAAAACATGCAATAA